The Streptomyces sp. NBC_00576 genome contains the following window.
CCCGGGCGATGGAGCTGTCGCCCGCGAACCCGACGTTCCTCGACCAGCGCAACGCCATCCTGCAGGCCGACACCGTCGTCAACGGCGGGCGTGCCCACGATGCGCTCTGGCAGGCCTTCGCCCACCGGGGCATGGGCTACTACGCCGCCGCGTTCATGGCCGACGACATCCGGCCCGACGAGGACTTCTCGCTGCCGCCCGGCCCTGACACCCCGCTCGTCACGCTCGACGGCAAGGTGACCGACGGCGGGACCGGCGCCCCCGTGAGCGGCGTCACCGTCAGCATCAGCGGCCACGCGTCCGGCTTCCCCGGCGCCGACCTCTCCGCCGTGAGCGCGGCGGACGGCACGTACACCATCCGGAACATCCCTGAGGGCACCTACCGGAAGGTGTACGCGAGCGGCAACGGTTACGAGCCGCAGCTCCGCACGATCACCGTCAACTCCGGTGCCGCCGACTGGGCGTTGCTCCGGGACTGGTCGGCCGCCTCCGGCGGCGCCGAGATCGAGGAGTTCAGTGGCGCCGACTACAGCGACTTCGGTTGCGGACCCGCCGCTGTGATCGACTTGTCGGGCGCCGTCTGGAGTTCGGATGCCAACGGCGGGACCAACGGCACCGGGGTCGACCCGGTCCACACCACCGTACGGCTGCCCGTGGCCGTGGACGTCAGCGAACTGCGCGTCGACCCGACGGCGGGCTGCGGGGACGACCTGACGTCGTCCCTCGGCGACTACCGGATCGAGACCTCCACGGACGGCACCACCTGGGCCACCGCCGCGGAGGGCCACTTCGCTCCCGCCGACACCGGCCGGGAGAACGCCGTGCCGCTCAACACGGGCACCGAGCAGAACGTCCGGTACGTCCGCGTGACGATGCTGGGCAACCAGGCTGCCGACAACGGCGTGGACTGCGCGCAGAACTCCGGCCCGTCGGGCTGCAGTTACCTGGACATGACCGAGCTCATCGTCAACGGCACGGCCCACCAGGGCTGACGGTCAGGGCAACCAGCAGGCCAGAGGGCGGCGTTCCGGCAACGGGACGCCGCCCTCTGGCATTCGCCTTCGGCAGGATGTGGCAACGGCCGAAGAAGGTTCACAGGACGGATTCGAGGTCCGCCATGACGTCCTCGTAGCGGGCGTGTTCGAGGACAGCGCGTACGGCGTCCTCAAGGCTCGACAGTTCGGCGGACACCAAGTCCTCGGCGAAGATGCGGCCCGGGCGGACCCTGGCGTACGCAGACCAGGTTCCCGCGTCGGACGGGGTGACGTGGCCGATCGGAACGCCGCCGGGGAAGCCGTCGTCCACACATACGTACATGGCGTTTGTGGCGGCGGTCCGTTCCGGCTCCGGGCTGAGGAAGAGCCGCCGCTGGTTCAGCAACCTCGTGAGAGACCTGTCGACGACTGCCAAATCCGTGTTCCTTCCTCGGGGGGCGGCGGCCGTTCCCCCCGCCAACGGCCGCCGCCCGGCACAGCGCACCCTCCGGCGCTTCCCCACGGCTCCCCTGGGGTCGCGATGGGCACTTGCAAACCTTCGCGGGAGGCGCTGCAATGCGGATGAAATTTCGATGATGCGCGACGGGGCGGAGGCTTCGGGTGGGCGCGGGATCTCCTCGGCGGCTTCGGTTCGCGGTGCTCGGGCCGGTGCGCGCGTGGCGTGGCGATACGCCCCTGACACTGGGGCCCGTGCGGCGGCAGGCCGTGCTGACCGCGCTGGTGCTGCGTCCAGGCGTCCTGGTGAGCCAGGAGCAGTTGCTCGACGCGGTGTGGGGGGAATATCCACCGAAAACCGGTCGCAGTGTGCTGCCCAGCTACGTCTACGCCCTGCGGAAGACACTCGGTCATCCCGTTCCGATCCACAGCGGACAGGGCGGGTACCGCTTCGTCGCCGACGGCGTCCGGCTGGATGTGGCGGAGCTGGCCGAGTGGCTCGACGGTGCTCAGCGGGCCAGGGAGGCCGAGGACCTGGACGCTGCGCTGGGCCTGTTTTCCAAGGCGCTCGACCTGTTTCACGGCGAGCCGCTGACCGGGCTGCCCGGGCCTTTCGCCGAGGCCGAACGGCGGCGCCTGTCAACCTGGCGAGAGGCCGCCTCCGCGAGGCGCGCGAGCAGTTCCAGGCCGTGATCGACGTGCACGAGGCCCGCGTTCAGCGCGCCGCACAGGCAGCGCGCTGAACGAGGGGATCAACTGGTCGCGCAGGCAGCCCCGTTGACGGTGAACGCCGTCGGCGCCGCGTTCGTCGCCCCCTTCGCCCCGATGAAGCCGACCGTGACCGAGCCGGCGGCCGGGATCGTGGCCGTGTAGGAGGCGGGTACGACGCTCACGGCGGCGCCGGTCTGGGTGGCCGTGCCGCCCCACATGTTGCTGATCGTCTGGCCGCCCGCGAAGGCGAAGCCCAGCGTCCAGTTGGCGAGGGCGGCGGTGCCCGTGTTGCGCAGGGTGATGTCGCCCTGGAAGCCGCCCTGCCACTCACCGACGACCCGGTAGGCGACGGAGCAGCTGACTCCGGGGGTTCCGCCACCCGGGGAAGTGGTGACGCTCACCGTGGCCGAACGTGTCGAACGGTTGCCCGCCGCGTCCCGCGCGTACACGGCGAAGGTGTATGCCGTGGCCGCGGTGAGGCCGGTCACCGTGACCGTGTTGGTGGTGGAGGCGGCGGCCGTGGTCTCCGTGCCGCCGCTCACGCGGACGATGTCGTAGCCGGCGATGCCAACGTTGTCGGTGGACGCGGTCCAGGTCAGGGTGGTCGAGGTGGCCGTCGTCGCGGATGCGGTCGGTGTGCCGGGGGCGGTCGGGGCCTGGGTGTCGGTGCCCGTGCCGCCGCCGTAGATCGTGGCCTCCTTGGAGGTCTGGGCGATGCCGTTGGCGCCGTTGAAGATGCGCTGGCCCCACGCGCTGAGCTGCTTCGGGTCGAAGCCGATCGACAGGTCGAGGATCGGGTCCGTGTTGCCGCTCCACGACCAGGCCAGATAGCCCAGCTTCAACTGTTGGGCGGTCGCCATCATGGTGTCTTCGTCCGGATCGCCCCACTGGTCGGCCGGACCGCCGAACTCACCGATGAGGATGGGGAGTTTGGCCGTGACGAAGGCGTTCAGATAGTCCGTGATCTCCGCCGCCGTGTCGAAGACGCTGTACATGTGGATCGAGAAGATCAGGTTGCCGGTGGTGTCGGCGTTGTACACGGACTGGGCGTTGGTGCGCATGACGTTCTGCCAGTCCTGGCCCCAGTTGGGCGCGTCCACCATGATCGTGTGCTCGAAGCCGGCGGCACGCAGCTTCTGTACGGCGGCGATGGTGGGGGCGGTCCAGCCGGCCGGATCGGTGTTGCCCCAGGGCTCGTTGCCGATGTTGATGATCACGTAGTTCTCTTGGCCGGCGAGCACACTCTTGAGGCCGATCCAGTAGTCGGCCGCGTGGTCGAGCGTCCCGGCGGCGGCGTCCTCGCCGTAGCCGGTGGTGTCGTGCACCTCCAGTACGCAGATCAGGCGGTTGGCCTTGCACTGCGCGACGACGGCGGCCACGTCGTCGGCGCTGTTCTTGGTCCAGCGGTGCCCGTCGGCAAGGACGACGCGGACGGTGTTGGCGCCCAACGCCTTGACGTCCCTGAGGGATTGGGTCTGGGTCGGGTACCAGGTGTGGGCGTGGTTGACGCCCCGCATCACGAAGTCGTTGCCGTTGCCTTCGAGGAGGCGGCCGTTGGAGATGTGGAGGCCGGTGGCCAGGGCGCCGGGCGGCTCGGCCTGGGCCTGGGCGGAGGCCGGGGCCAGCGCCAAGAGGCCGAGGATCATGGCGAGTCCGGTCAGCAGGACGGTCAGGGGATTCTTTCGCGTGGTGCTTCGCGTGGTGCTTCTTGTTGTGCTTCTCGTTGTTCTCACTGCGACTCCAGAAAGTGAGCGCGAAGAAACTTCAGCATCAGCGGAAATGTGGGAGCGCTCCCATAAACCCATCCCGGCAGGGACACGTCAAGGCGTCGCGCATCATTCGGCACCGGATCGCGCACTGCGGAACGTACGGCGGTACGCGTCCGGCGGCACGCCGATCGTGCGGTTGAAGTGGCGGCGCAGGGTCGTGGCCGTGCCCATGCCGACGGCCTCCGCGATGGCGTCGACGCTGTCGCCGGTCGCCTCCAGCAGCTCCTGCGCGCGCCGGATCCGCTGGATCAGCAGCCACTGCAGCGGAGTTGTGCCGGTGACGGCCCGGAAGTGGCGGCCCAGGTGGCGCGAGCTCATGTTCGCCCGGCGGGCCAGGTCCTCCACGGTCAGCGCGCGGTCGAGCCGTTCGATCGCCCAGGGAAGCAGTTCGGCGAGCGGATGGTCGTCCTGGACGGGCACCGGCGCGGTGACGAACTGCGCCTGACCGCCGGCCCGGTGCGGCGGTACGACGAGGCGACGGGCGACGGTGTTGGCGATCGCCGAGCCGTGGTCGAGACGTACGAGGTGCAGGCACAGGTCCATCGAGGCCGCCTTGCCGGCGGAGGTGAGGACGCTGCCGTTGTCGACATACAGCACATCCGGATCGACCTCGACGAGAGGATGACGGGCGGCCAGGACATCGGTGTGCGCCCAGTGCGTGGTCGCGCGCCGGCCGTCCAGCAGTCCGGCGGCGGCCAGCACGAACGCCCCGGTGCACAGGGAGGCGACGCGCGCCCCCGCCTCGTGGGCCGCGCGCACCGCGTCGACCAGCTCGGCGGGCGGCGCCTGGTCGACGTCGGCCCAGCCGGGGACGATCACCGTGTCGGCGTACGGGAGTTGGTCGAGGCCACCGTCGGGCTCCAGCAGGAACCTGCCGACGCGCACCGGGCCCGGGCCGCAGAGGGCGACGTCGTACCAGGGGTCGGACATGCCGGGGAGACCGGAGAGATCGGAGCCGAAGACCTCGTAAGCGGTGGCCAGTTCGAAGTGCAGCATGCCGTCGGTGATGGCGAGCGCGACAGTCCTCGTACCCATGTCCATGTCCATGTCCGGAATTGTATGGGGCGTGTCGTTCCGGACACTCGTGCCGATCTGCCGGCGCCGTCAGGATGTTGGTCATGGAAACGCGACGGGGAGAAGCCATGGGATCGGTGTCGGGGCAGAAGATTGTGGTGTTCGGCGCGTACGGGCACACCGGGCGCTTCGTGGTGGCGGAACTGCTGGACCGGGGGTACGTCCCGATGCTCTCCGGGCGCGACCCGGAGCAGCTGCGGGCGCTGGCAGCGTCCCACCCGGGGCTCGACGTCCGGCCGGCCTCGGTCGACGATCCGGGGTCACTGGACCGGGCGCTGGCCGGAGCGGCGGCCGTGATCAACTGCGCGGGACCCTTCGCTGCGACGGCCGCGCCGGTGATCGAGGCGGCACTGCGGGCCGGGGTCCCGTATGTGGACGTGGCGGCCGAGATCGAGGCCAACCTCGACACGTTCACGCACTTCGCGGAGCGGGCCCGTGCCGCGAACGCCGTGGTGATCCCCGCGATGGCCTTCTTCGGCGGCCTCAGTGACCTGCTGGTCACCGCGGCGATGGGCGACTGGACGTCTGCCGACGAGGCGCACATCGCGTACGGGCTGAGCAGTTGGCACCCCACCGCCGGCACGCGCACCGCGGGCACCGTCTCCCGGGACCGCAGGAACGGGCGCCGGGTCCGTTACAGCGAAGGGCGCCTGGAGTACCACGACGACGCCCTGCCGACCCTGAAGTGGTCCTTCCCGGACCCGATGGGACCCCGGGAGGTGATCGGCGAGTTCTCGATGGCCGACGTCGT
Protein-coding sequences here:
- a CDS encoding AfsR/SARP family transcriptional regulator, with translation MRRQAVLTALVLRPGVLVSQEQLLDAVWGEYPPKTGRSVLPSYVYALRKTLGHPVPIHSGQGGYRFVADGVRLDVAELAEWLDGAQRAREAEDLDAALGLFSKALDLFHGEPLTGLPGPFAEAERRRLSTWREAASARRASSSRP
- a CDS encoding cellulase family glycosylhydrolase: MILGLLALAPASAQAQAEPPGALATGLHISNGRLLEGNGNDFVMRGVNHAHTWYPTQTQSLRDVKALGANTVRVVLADGHRWTKNSADDVAAVVAQCKANRLICVLEVHDTTGYGEDAAAGTLDHAADYWIGLKSVLAGQENYVIINIGNEPWGNTDPAGWTAPTIAAVQKLRAAGFEHTIMVDAPNWGQDWQNVMRTNAQSVYNADTTGNLIFSIHMYSVFDTAAEITDYLNAFVTAKLPILIGEFGGPADQWGDPDEDTMMATAQQLKLGYLAWSWSGNTDPILDLSIGFDPKQLSAWGQRIFNGANGIAQTSKEATIYGGGTGTDTQAPTAPGTPTASATTATSTTLTWTASTDNVGIAGYDIVRVSGGTETTAAASTTNTVTVTGLTAATAYTFAVYARDAAGNRSTRSATVSVTTSPGGGTPGVSCSVAYRVVGEWQGGFQGDITLRNTGTAALANWTLGFAFAGGQTISNMWGGTATQTGAAVSVVPASYTATIPAAGSVTVGFIGAKGATNAAPTAFTVNGAACATS
- a CDS encoding helix-turn-helix domain-containing protein — protein: MDMGTRTVALAITDGMLHFELATAYEVFGSDLSGLPGMSDPWYDVALCGPGPVRVGRFLLEPDGGLDQLPYADTVIVPGWADVDQAPPAELVDAVRAAHEAGARVASLCTGAFVLAAAGLLDGRRATTHWAHTDVLAARHPLVEVDPDVLYVDNGSVLTSAGKAASMDLCLHLVRLDHGSAIANTVARRLVVPPHRAGGQAQFVTAPVPVQDDHPLAELLPWAIERLDRALTVEDLARRANMSSRHLGRHFRAVTGTTPLQWLLIQRIRRAQELLEATGDSVDAIAEAVGMGTATTLRRHFNRTIGVPPDAYRRTFRSARSGAE
- a CDS encoding saccharopine dehydrogenase family protein; this translates as MGSVSGQKIVVFGAYGHTGRFVVAELLDRGYVPMLSGRDPEQLRALAASHPGLDVRPASVDDPGSLDRALAGAAAVINCAGPFAATAAPVIEAALRAGVPYVDVAAEIEANLDTFTHFAERARAANAVVIPAMAFFGGLSDLLVTAAMGDWTSADEAHIAYGLSSWHPTAGTRTAGTVSRDRRNGRRVRYSEGRLEYHDDALPTLKWSFPDPMGPREVIGEFSMADVVTVPSHLAVPEVRGYMAADAARELSAPDTPAPVAVGEDGRSAQTFVVDVVVRAGGLERRAVARGRDIYAVSAPLAVEAVTRVLTGRTRTVGVASAGAIFDAADFLGALSGHISVELFG